The following coding sequences lie in one Enterococcus sp. 9E7_DIV0242 genomic window:
- a CDS encoding redox-sensing transcriptional repressor Rex, with protein sequence MEILANEKKIPKATAKRLPLYLRYLKMLDDSSVVRIKSREFSEIVQIPPATIRRDFSHLGELGRSGYGYDVPYLIEVFSNILNTQEEKRIALIGCGNLGRALIRNNFRRNENLNIVCAFDSDEQIVGEQVNDICVQPMDQLRKMIEENGVTVAISTVPSKYAQKAIDEIVDAGITAILNFAPDRVTVPNHVNVQYIDLTTELQTLIYFDTAFSK encoded by the coding sequence ATGGAAATATTGGCAAATGAAAAGAAAATACCTAAAGCAACAGCTAAACGCCTACCATTATATTTGCGCTATTTGAAGATGCTCGACGATTCGAGTGTTGTCCGAATCAAGTCCAGAGAATTCAGTGAAATCGTCCAAATTCCACCGGCGACAATCCGTAGAGATTTTTCTCACTTGGGTGAGCTTGGTAGAAGCGGTTATGGCTATGATGTTCCTTATCTGATTGAAGTATTCAGTAATATTTTGAATACGCAAGAGGAAAAACGAATTGCGTTGATTGGCTGCGGGAATCTTGGTCGAGCGTTAATTAGGAACAATTTTAGACGGAACGAAAACCTGAATATTGTTTGCGCCTTCGATAGTGATGAACAAATTGTTGGGGAACAAGTGAATGACATCTGTGTGCAGCCGATGGATCAGCTGAGGAAGATGATCGAAGAAAATGGTGTGACAGTAGCAATTTCTACGGTTCCCAGCAAGTATGCACAAAAGGCGATCGATGAAATTGTTGATGCCGGAATTACTGCAATCCTGAATTTTGCACCGGACAGAGTGACAGTTCCCAACCATGTTAACGTACAATACATTGATCTAACAACAGAATTACAGACGTTGATTTACTTTGATACGGCGTTTTCAAAGTAG
- a CDS encoding YfhO family protein has protein sequence MNKKKTGLLIGSFLIPFTIVIVIWSLLGVAPFGDNNLLASDLGSQYLPFLNNFKRFVEEGTLTFYSFTNGIGDTIFPLSSYYLLSPFNILALFFSYEELPIAIVWIITLKITCIGGSMFYYLKKTYTDVSAFTWIFSTAFSLCGFVAAYSINFMWLDILILLPLLAIGLQKLWYEKKVTLYVAILFLSIFTNYYMGYMVCIFAVGYSIYLYIKQSAAPSIKGFIQEGKIFFISSLFSGISTSFILLPALEGMLQTKKTDFNLSTFMPLPKFGPSFFSQFGIGTVDFDLRLSHLPTVFSGILILLLFLTYFMLDSIPKKEKKLTLFLVLFLFASFWLELINTIWHMFQSPAGFPYRNTFIFSFLIIKFAYEAFLRLKDGEKLPLKAPIVYTLCLGAGYIFLGFFYQEFVLSYSYAAISLLLIWLYYYLFNHRKMNEEQHPQKKYVSILLCLLVFAELGGNYWISLKAIPFGNQSAFERTYKEQEQALAIIEGEDLFRIKQTIVSEDAGYAEKNNGYNDSILYGYAGISSYTSTLHSETQDSLNALGLYQKNDRRIGYVDDSQVVNFLLNVPYQLSPTENNFRETVDTVGNTTIYKNNEAIGMGFLVPQEFSEVDLITDKPLKNQEELLQAIKSNPDNYFKTTKKISEQVAEDKKSYELNMTPTADGEVYFHLPKMRWSSIESFTINGKVIKPNVYIKTNQLFNLGYFKKDEPIQLVLTSKKNLKLQSMELATLDQAAFDSLVDTQKRKAIDLRWTKKGELFGNISVKQEKQLLYLSVPYDENWLIKVNGEKVEQVKVVGNLMAIPLKEGTYSIAMVYQSVSFYTGGLITLSTLVGFVLFKYWLRVKKKREMQKC, from the coding sequence ATGAATAAAAAGAAAACCGGCCTGCTTATAGGGAGCTTTTTGATCCCATTTACTATCGTGATTGTTATTTGGTCACTTCTAGGCGTCGCTCCTTTTGGAGACAATAATCTATTGGCAAGCGATTTAGGCAGTCAATACCTACCTTTTTTAAATAACTTTAAACGATTCGTTGAAGAAGGTACGCTAACCTTTTATTCTTTTACTAATGGGATCGGAGATACGATTTTTCCACTGAGCTCTTATTATTTACTCAGTCCTTTCAACATACTCGCTTTGTTCTTTTCTTATGAAGAATTGCCAATCGCTATTGTCTGGATCATCACGCTTAAAATTACTTGTATTGGCGGCTCCATGTTCTACTATCTGAAAAAAACCTATACAGATGTCTCGGCATTTACATGGATTTTTTCCACAGCCTTCAGCCTTTGTGGCTTCGTCGCAGCCTACAGCATTAATTTTATGTGGTTGGATATCCTGATTCTATTGCCCTTATTAGCGATCGGTCTTCAAAAACTTTGGTATGAAAAAAAGGTCACGCTTTATGTCGCGATTCTGTTTCTATCCATCTTTACGAATTATTACATGGGCTATATGGTCTGTATTTTTGCTGTTGGCTACAGCATCTACTTATACATCAAACAAAGCGCCGCACCATCGATCAAAGGATTTATCCAAGAAGGAAAAATTTTCTTTATCTCGTCTTTGTTTTCGGGTATATCCACAAGCTTCATTTTATTGCCTGCACTGGAAGGAATGTTGCAGACAAAGAAAACCGATTTCAATCTCTCAACATTTATGCCTTTGCCAAAATTCGGACCGTCCTTCTTCTCTCAATTCGGTATCGGAACCGTTGATTTTGATTTACGTCTTTCGCATTTACCTACAGTATTCTCAGGTATCTTAATCCTGTTATTATTTCTAACCTATTTTATGTTAGATTCGATTCCTAAAAAAGAGAAAAAACTGACGCTCTTTTTGGTTCTCTTTCTCTTTGCAAGCTTCTGGTTGGAGCTGATCAATACAATCTGGCATATGTTTCAAAGTCCGGCAGGCTTCCCTTATCGTAACACATTTATCTTCAGTTTTTTGATTATCAAGTTTGCATATGAAGCCTTTTTACGATTGAAGGATGGAGAGAAGCTACCCTTAAAGGCACCGATTGTTTACACTCTCTGTCTGGGTGCGGGATATATTTTCCTTGGTTTCTTCTATCAAGAATTCGTTTTATCCTATAGTTACGCAGCAATCAGTCTGCTGCTCATTTGGCTCTATTACTATTTATTCAATCACAGAAAAATGAACGAAGAACAACATCCCCAGAAAAAATATGTAAGTATTCTGCTGTGCTTGCTGGTATTTGCTGAGCTTGGAGGAAACTATTGGATTTCTCTTAAGGCAATCCCATTCGGTAATCAGTCAGCATTTGAACGTACTTACAAAGAGCAAGAACAAGCCTTAGCTATTATAGAAGGAGAGGATCTGTTTCGAATCAAGCAAACGATCGTCTCTGAAGATGCAGGCTATGCCGAGAAGAACAACGGATATAACGATTCGATTCTTTATGGTTACGCCGGAATTTCAAGCTACACCTCTACTTTACATTCAGAAACGCAGGATAGCTTGAATGCTTTGGGGCTTTATCAAAAAAATGATCGACGGATCGGCTATGTGGATGATTCTCAGGTGGTAAATTTTCTTCTAAATGTTCCTTATCAGCTCTCACCAACTGAAAATAACTTTAGAGAAACTGTCGATACCGTTGGGAACACAACGATTTACAAAAATAATGAAGCGATCGGTATGGGATTTCTTGTTCCACAGGAATTTTCTGAGGTCGATCTGATTACAGACAAGCCGCTCAAAAATCAAGAAGAGCTACTCCAAGCAATCAAATCGAATCCTGATAACTATTTTAAAACAACAAAAAAAATATCCGAACAAGTAGCAGAGGATAAAAAGAGCTATGAGCTTAATATGACGCCAACTGCTGATGGCGAAGTGTACTTTCACCTACCAAAAATGCGTTGGTCATCTATAGAAAGCTTTACCATTAATGGCAAAGTAATCAAGCCTAATGTCTATATTAAAACCAATCAGCTCTTTAATTTGGGCTATTTCAAAAAAGATGAACCTATCCAATTGGTGCTTACCAGTAAGAAAAACTTAAAGCTACAAAGTATGGAGTTGGCTACCTTAGATCAGGCTGCCTTTGATTCATTGGTTGATACACAGAAACGAAAAGCCATTGATCTACGTTGGACGAAAAAGGGCGAGCTGTTTGGAAATATCTCTGTCAAACAAGAGAAACAGTTATTGTACCTTTCTGTTCCTTATGATGAAAACTGGTTGATCAAAGTAAATGGTGAAAAAGTAGAGCAAGTCAAAGTGGTCGGCAATCTCATGGCCATCCCCTTGAAAGAAGGAACCTACTCGATTGCGATGGTCTATCAATCTGTCAGCTTCTATACTGGCGGTCTGATCACACTCTCTACACTTGTCGGCTTCGTGCTTTTCAAATACTGGCTGCGTGTAAAGAAAAAAAGAGAAATGCAGAAGTGCTGA
- the tpx gene encoding thiol peroxidase translates to MIVTRKGQALELAGQQPEIGSLAPEFTLKNLEDQTISLSALKGQPVLISVVPDIDTRICSLQTKRFNQEAGAVDGVSFLTISNNSKEEQSNWCAAEGVDMEMLRDEANTFGEAYGLFIPEMGHLARAIFVIDKEGVLVYERISPEISEEPDYNEALEKAKALR, encoded by the coding sequence ATGATCGTAACAAGAAAAGGGCAAGCATTAGAATTAGCAGGACAACAACCGGAGATAGGAAGTTTAGCACCTGAATTTACGTTGAAAAACCTGGAGGATCAGACAATCAGTCTTTCCGCGCTTAAAGGACAGCCGGTCCTAATCAGCGTGGTTCCGGATATTGACACTAGGATTTGTTCATTGCAGACAAAACGCTTCAATCAGGAAGCTGGTGCTGTTGATGGTGTATCATTCTTGACGATTTCAAATAATAGCAAAGAAGAGCAAAGCAATTGGTGCGCGGCTGAAGGTGTTGACATGGAGATGCTTCGTGATGAGGCGAACACATTTGGAGAGGCATATGGTCTGTTTATTCCTGAAATGGGACACTTGGCTCGAGCAATTTTTGTTATTGATAAAGAAGGTGTGCTGGTTTACGAAAGAATCAGCCCGGAAATTTCAGAAGAACCTGATTATAACGAAGCGTTAGAAAAGGCAAAAGCATTACGTTGA
- a CDS encoding valine--tRNA ligase: MPEENNLPTKYQPTEIEQGRYQKWLDQDLFKPNGNKEAKPYSIVIPPPNVTGKLHLGHAWDTALQDIIIRQKRMQGYDTLWLPGMDHAGIATQAKVEEKLAEQGISRYDLGREKFVEQVWEWKEEYASHIREQWAKMGLSLDYSRERFTLDDGLSDAVRKVFVKLYEKDLIYRGEYIINWDPKARTALSDIEVIHKDIEGAFYHMSYPLTDGSGVVEIATTRPETMLGDTAIAVHPDDERYQELIGQTVTLPLMNKEIPIIADEYVDMEFGTGVVKITPAHDPNDFEVGNRHDLPRVNVMNDDGSMNELAGKYAGMDRFAARKLIVSDLKEMGRLIKIEKMNHSVGHSERTGVVVEPRLSTQWFVKMQPLAEEAIKNQQSDNAVEFFPERFNNTFVRWMENVHDWVISRQLWWGHQIPAWYHNETGEMYVGLEAPADSENWTQDSDVLDTWFSSALWPFSTMGWPDEASSDYQRYFPTSTLVTAYDIIFFWVSRMIFQSLEFTGERPFQYALIHGLIRDEQGRKMSKSLGNGIDPMDVIEKYGADALRWFLSNGSAPGQDVRFSYEKMDAAWNFINKIWNASRFVIMNIEGMTVKDIDFSGEKSVADRWILTRLNETIERVTELFDRFEFGEAGRQLYNFIWDDFCDWYIEMSKEILYGEDEAAKQTTKSILVHVLDNILRLLHPIMPFVTEEIWEKIPHEGVSLVVADYPVVQSEYSDEEAAQGMEVLKEVIRSVRNIRAEVNTPLSKPITLLIKTTDPAIDRFLITNKNYIERFCNPEELTISGDITPPELAMSAILTGVEIYLPLAGLINIEEEIARLEKELAKWDQEVKRVQGKLSNERFVSNAPDDVVEAEKEKEKDYLEKQKTVRERIEQLKTIG; the protein is encoded by the coding sequence ATGCCGGAAGAAAATAATTTACCCACAAAATATCAACCAACTGAAATCGAACAAGGCAGGTATCAGAAGTGGTTGGATCAAGACTTATTCAAGCCTAATGGAAATAAGGAGGCAAAACCTTATTCAATCGTTATTCCACCACCAAATGTTACTGGAAAGCTTCATTTAGGCCATGCTTGGGATACTGCATTACAGGACATCATCATTCGTCAAAAGAGAATGCAAGGCTATGATACCTTATGGCTGCCGGGAATGGACCACGCCGGAATTGCGACACAGGCAAAGGTAGAAGAGAAGTTGGCTGAACAGGGGATTTCTCGTTATGATCTAGGGCGTGAAAAATTTGTGGAACAGGTATGGGAATGGAAAGAGGAATATGCTTCTCATATCCGTGAACAATGGGCAAAAATGGGCTTGTCATTAGATTATAGTCGCGAACGCTTTACCTTGGATGACGGGCTATCTGATGCGGTACGCAAGGTTTTTGTAAAGCTCTATGAAAAGGACTTGATTTATCGCGGGGAATACATTATCAACTGGGACCCGAAGGCTAGAACAGCCTTATCTGATATTGAAGTAATCCATAAGGATATTGAAGGTGCGTTTTATCATATGAGCTATCCGTTGACGGATGGTTCAGGAGTAGTGGAAATCGCAACGACTCGTCCAGAAACGATGCTTGGAGATACAGCGATTGCGGTTCACCCTGATGATGAGCGTTATCAAGAGTTGATCGGTCAGACTGTAACGTTGCCATTAATGAATAAAGAGATACCGATTATTGCAGATGAGTATGTAGACATGGAGTTTGGGACAGGCGTTGTGAAAATTACACCAGCTCATGATCCGAACGACTTTGAAGTGGGAAATCGTCACGATCTGCCAAGAGTAAATGTGATGAATGATGACGGCAGCATGAACGAGCTGGCAGGGAAATATGCCGGAATGGATCGTTTTGCGGCACGTAAACTGATTGTTTCTGATTTGAAGGAAATGGGTCGTTTGATTAAAATCGAAAAAATGAATCATAGCGTTGGCCATTCAGAGCGTACAGGCGTTGTCGTAGAGCCGCGTTTATCGACACAATGGTTTGTTAAAATGCAGCCGCTAGCAGAAGAAGCCATCAAAAATCAACAATCAGATAACGCTGTAGAATTTTTCCCTGAGCGATTCAATAACACATTTGTCCGTTGGATGGAGAATGTTCATGACTGGGTAATTTCACGTCAATTGTGGTGGGGACATCAAATCCCAGCGTGGTACCATAATGAAACTGGGGAAATGTATGTTGGACTGGAGGCTCCGGCAGATAGTGAAAACTGGACTCAGGACAGCGATGTATTGGACACTTGGTTCAGCTCGGCGCTATGGCCATTTTCAACAATGGGTTGGCCGGATGAAGCAAGCAGTGACTATCAGCGTTACTTCCCAACAAGCACATTAGTCACAGCCTATGACATCATTTTCTTCTGGGTAAGCCGGATGATCTTCCAAAGTCTTGAGTTTACAGGGGAGCGCCCATTCCAGTACGCTTTGATCCACGGTTTGATTCGTGATGAACAGGGCCGTAAGATGAGTAAATCGCTTGGCAATGGGATCGATCCAATGGATGTCATTGAAAAATATGGCGCGGATGCTTTACGATGGTTTTTATCGAATGGTTCAGCACCGGGGCAGGATGTTCGTTTTAGCTATGAGAAAATGGATGCAGCGTGGAACTTCATCAATAAAATCTGGAATGCCAGTCGCTTTGTTATCATGAATATCGAAGGGATGACTGTGAAAGATATTGACTTCAGTGGGGAGAAATCAGTTGCAGATCGCTGGATATTGACACGCTTGAACGAAACAATCGAACGCGTAACAGAGCTATTTGACCGTTTTGAATTTGGGGAGGCAGGTCGTCAGTTGTATAACTTTATCTGGGACGATTTCTGTGATTGGTATATCGAAATGAGTAAAGAAATCCTTTATGGAGAAGATGAAGCAGCGAAGCAAACGACGAAGAGTATTCTTGTTCATGTTCTGGATAATATTTTACGTCTGTTACATCCAATCATGCCGTTTGTGACGGAAGAAATCTGGGAGAAAATCCCTCATGAAGGCGTATCGTTAGTCGTAGCGGATTATCCAGTGGTTCAGTCAGAATATTCCGATGAAGAAGCGGCACAAGGGATGGAAGTATTGAAAGAAGTGATTCGTTCTGTTCGAAATATTCGTGCAGAAGTAAATACACCATTGTCTAAGCCGATCACGTTGTTGATCAAAACAACAGATCCTGCGATCGACCGTTTCCTAATTACGAATAAAAACTATATTGAGCGCTTCTGTAATCCGGAAGAACTGACAATTAGTGGAGATATCACTCCTCCTGAATTAGCGATGTCGGCCATCTTGACGGGCGTAGAAATTTATCTGCCTCTTGCAGGGTTGATCAACATCGAAGAAGAAATTGCTCGCTTAGAAAAAGAGCTGGCTAAGTGGGATCAGGAAGTGAAGCGAGTACAAGGTAAACTGTCTAATGAACGCTTTGTTTCAAATGCACCAGATGATGTGGTAGAAGCAGAGAAGGAAAAAGAAAAAGACTACTTGGAAAAACAAAAAACTGTCCGTGAAAGAATCGAACAGCTGAAAACAATCGGATAA